In Rhodoferax koreense, a genomic segment contains:
- the pgsA gene encoding CDP-diacylglycerol--glycerol-3-phosphate 3-phosphatidyltransferase: MFWTIPTIMTWTRIVAIPLIVGVFYLPLDEAHRNLIATVMFVVFAATDWLDGFLARRLNQTSSFGAFLDPVADKFLVCASVLVLVHLQRADVFVALIIIGREIAISALREWMAQIGASRSVAVHMVGKLKTVAQMVAIPFLLFHGVLFGRINTQLWGTWLIWVSAVLTVWSMVYYLRKALPEIRARTK; encoded by the coding sequence ATGTTCTGGACCATCCCCACCATCATGACCTGGACGCGCATCGTCGCGATCCCTTTGATCGTCGGGGTGTTCTACCTGCCCCTCGACGAAGCCCACCGCAACCTGATCGCGACCGTGATGTTCGTGGTCTTCGCCGCGACCGACTGGCTCGATGGCTTTCTCGCGCGCCGGCTCAACCAGACCTCGTCCTTCGGCGCCTTCCTGGACCCGGTGGCCGACAAGTTCCTGGTCTGCGCGAGTGTGCTGGTGCTGGTGCACCTGCAGCGCGCCGACGTGTTCGTGGCCCTGATCATCATCGGCCGCGAGATCGCCATCTCGGCGTTGCGCGAATGGATGGCGCAGATCGGCGCCTCGCGCAGCGTGGCCGTGCACATGGTCGGCAAGCTCAAGACGGTGGCGCAGATGGTGGCGATCCCGTTCCTGCTGTTCCATGGCGTGCTGTTCGGCCGCATCAATACCCAGCTGTGGGGCACCTGGCTGATCTGGGTGTCGGCCGTGCTCACGGTGTGGTCCATGGTCTATTACCTGCGCAAGGCCCTGCCCGAGATCAGGGCGCGCACCAAATGA
- a CDS encoding DMT family transporter: protein MNPAAGSAQAATANAWLRVMPAVFVVIWSTGFIVARYGMPHAPPLKFLALRFGLSVLCFGVWARMSRAAWPSDRGQWKHLAVTGMLMHAMYLGGVWSAVKLGMGAGLIALLVGLQPVLTAVWVSARGGRVGKVQWLGLAFGLAGLALVVWQKLGLGEIHPFNFLLALGALLSITVGTLYQKRFLKPCAVPTANLVQNLAACVVTWPLAVWLEQESIHFNAPLIASMAWSVLVLTLGGSSLLYLLIQRGAATAVTSLLYLVPPTTALMAWVLFGEPITVLTLAGTALTALGVSLVVRSRH, encoded by the coding sequence ATGAATCCGGCCGCCGGGTCGGCGCAGGCGGCCACGGCCAACGCCTGGCTGCGCGTCATGCCGGCGGTGTTCGTGGTGATTTGGAGCACGGGGTTCATCGTCGCGCGCTACGGCATGCCGCATGCGCCGCCGCTCAAGTTCCTGGCGCTGCGGTTCGGGCTTTCGGTGTTGTGTTTCGGCGTGTGGGCGCGCATGTCCAGGGCGGCCTGGCCGAGCGACCGTGGCCAGTGGAAGCACCTGGCCGTCACCGGCATGCTCATGCATGCGATGTACCTGGGCGGCGTGTGGAGCGCCGTCAAGCTGGGCATGGGCGCGGGCCTGATCGCGCTGCTGGTGGGGCTGCAGCCGGTGCTCACCGCCGTGTGGGTGTCGGCGCGCGGCGGACGGGTCGGCAAGGTGCAATGGCTGGGGCTGGCCTTCGGCCTTGCCGGGCTGGCGCTGGTGGTCTGGCAGAAGCTCGGGCTGGGTGAAATCCATCCGTTCAATTTCCTGCTGGCGCTGGGCGCGCTGCTCAGCATCACCGTCGGCACGCTCTACCAGAAGCGCTTTCTCAAGCCCTGTGCCGTGCCGACGGCCAACCTCGTGCAGAACCTCGCCGCCTGTGTGGTGACCTGGCCGCTGGCCGTCTGGCTCGAGCAGGAGTCGATCCATTTCAATGCGCCGCTGATCGCCTCGATGGCCTGGTCGGTGCTGGTGCTGACGCTGGGTGGCAGCTCGCTGCTGTACCTGCTGATCCAGCGCGGTGCGGCCACCGCGGTGACCAGCCTGCTGTACCTCGTGCCGCCCACCACGGCCTTGATGGCCTGGGTGTTGTTCGGCGAGCCGATCACCGTCCTGACGCTGGCCGGAACCGCCTTGACCGCGCTCGGCGTGAGCTTGGTGGTGCGCAGCCGCCACTGA
- a CDS encoding HU family DNA-binding protein, whose amino-acid sequence MNKTELIEHIAKHADISKAAATRALESTIGAVKTTLKKGGTVSLVGFGTFAVGKRAARAGRNPRTGAAIKIKAAKVPKFRPGKALKDALN is encoded by the coding sequence GTGAATAAAACCGAATTGATCGAACACATCGCGAAGCATGCTGACATTTCCAAGGCCGCCGCGACGCGGGCCTTGGAGTCCACCATCGGCGCGGTGAAGACCACGCTGAAAAAGGGTGGTACGGTTTCGCTGGTAGGATTCGGCACCTTTGCAGTCGGCAAGCGCGCAGCCCGTGCCGGCCGCAATCCGCGCACCGGCGCCGCGATTAAAATCAAGGCGGCCAAAGTGCCAAAGTTTCGTCCAGGCAAGGCATTGAAGGATGCGTTGAACTGA
- a CDS encoding hydroxymethylglutaryl-CoA lyase: MNTGNKLWRGSQRPIHIQEVGTRDGLQVEPVFVPTEDKIALVNALSDAGLAKIEVTAFVSPQAIPALRDAETVLREIQRRPGVVYSALVPNVRGAERAIDARADEFNLVMSCSETHNLANLRMTRAQSFAALADVIALAKATANGPALNVSLSCSFGCPMEGDVPAEVVLDWAARFVDLGVRGVTLCDTTGMAYPSQVAALTEAFRARWPATELTLHFHNTRGMGLANVLAAIDAGADRFDASLGGLGGCPYAPGATGNVCTEEIVHALELMGYATGVDQDKLLGAARWLPALVGHDVPSQIVKAGRRLDLHPVPADFEAIRERALARG; this comes from the coding sequence ATGAATACTGGAAACAAGCTTTGGCGAGGTTCCCAGCGCCCCATCCACATCCAGGAAGTGGGCACACGCGACGGCCTGCAGGTCGAGCCGGTCTTCGTGCCGACCGAGGACAAGATCGCACTGGTCAATGCGCTGTCGGATGCGGGCCTGGCCAAGATCGAGGTCACGGCCTTCGTTTCGCCGCAGGCCATTCCCGCGCTGCGCGATGCGGAAACCGTGCTGCGCGAGATCCAGCGCCGGCCGGGCGTGGTCTACAGCGCCCTGGTGCCCAATGTGCGCGGCGCCGAGCGCGCCATCGATGCCCGCGCCGACGAGTTCAACCTGGTGATGTCGTGCAGCGAGACGCACAACCTGGCGAACCTGCGCATGACGCGTGCCCAGTCGTTCGCCGCACTGGCCGACGTGATCGCGTTGGCCAAAGCGACGGCCAACGGCCCGGCTTTGAACGTGTCGCTGTCCTGCAGCTTCGGTTGCCCGATGGAGGGTGACGTGCCGGCCGAGGTCGTGCTCGACTGGGCCGCGCGCTTCGTCGACCTTGGCGTGCGCGGCGTCACGCTGTGCGACACCACGGGCATGGCCTATCCTTCGCAGGTGGCGGCGCTGACCGAAGCCTTCCGTGCACGCTGGCCGGCCACCGAACTCACGCTGCACTTTCACAACACGCGTGGCATGGGGCTGGCCAATGTGCTGGCCGCGATCGACGCCGGCGCCGACCGTTTCGATGCGTCCCTCGGCGGCCTCGGCGGCTGCCCGTATGCACCGGGCGCCACGGGCAATGTCTGCACCGAGGAGATCGTGCATGCGCTCGAACTCATGGGTTATGCCACGGGCGTGGATCAGGACAAGCTGCTGGGGGCCGCACGTTGGCTGCCGGCACTCGTGGGCCATGACGTGCCGAGCCAGATCGTCAAGGCCGGCCGTCGGCTCGACCTGCATCCCGTGCCGGCCGATTTCGAGGCCATCCGCGAACGCGCGCTGGCGCGCGGCTGA
- the uvrC gene encoding excinuclease ABC subunit UvrC produces the protein MSSLHSEELLAQVSALPALPGVYRYFDKDGAVLYVGKAKNLKKRVSTYFQREQGGTRIGHMIGQIASMQTTVVRSEAEALLLENNLIKALSPRYNILFRDDKSYPYLKITALPARLPSVPSPQPQAATYPRVAYYRGAVEKKHRYFGPFPSAWAVKESILLLQKVFRLRTCEDTVFSNRTRPCLLYQIKRCSGPCVNYIEPAAYAEDVLNAERFLDGETAEVLKGLQDRMMEHAERLEFEQAAELRNQMSALSTVLHQQTVDNVSDKDVDVLAVKVQGGRACVNLAMVRGGRHLGDRAYFPTHVEDAVALQAADVEGEGGAVQQPVEVQVLEAFIAQHYIDIPVPPTLITSEPVGKPLLDALSSQSGSRLTAVHNPREQRRQWLEMAQKNAGLQLARLLAEEGSQQARTRALVDALDLAPDELENFRIECFDISHTAGESTQASCVVFHHHKMQNSEYRRYKIEGITPGDDYAAMRQVLTRRYIKFAQAEPEVLQSPDDGQAVTADAKAAEPDAQAVADALVAPATPATARMPDLVLVDGGKGQVSMAKSVFETLGLDIGLIVGVEKGEGRKVGLEELVFADGRHKATLARDSAALMLVAQIRDEAHRFAITGMRAARAKVRVGGSKLEEIPGVGPKKRASLLQRFGGIRGVAAASVDDIAKADGISRELAEEIYRALR, from the coding sequence ATGTCCAGCTTGCATTCCGAAGAACTGCTGGCGCAGGTGTCTGCGCTGCCCGCCTTGCCCGGCGTCTACCGCTACTTCGACAAGGACGGCGCGGTGCTGTATGTCGGCAAGGCCAAGAACCTCAAGAAGCGCGTGAGCACCTATTTCCAGCGCGAACAGGGCGGCACCCGCATCGGCCACATGATCGGCCAGATCGCCTCGATGCAGACGACCGTGGTGCGTTCCGAGGCCGAGGCGCTGCTGCTCGAGAACAACCTCATCAAGGCCCTGAGTCCGCGCTACAACATCCTGTTCCGCGACGACAAGAGTTATCCCTACCTGAAGATCACGGCGCTGCCGGCCAGGCTGCCTTCGGTGCCGTCCCCCCAGCCCCAGGCCGCGACTTACCCGCGCGTGGCCTACTACCGCGGCGCGGTCGAGAAGAAGCACCGCTACTTCGGCCCGTTCCCGAGCGCCTGGGCGGTGAAGGAATCGATCCTGCTGCTGCAGAAGGTGTTCCGCCTGCGCACCTGCGAAGACACGGTGTTCAGCAACCGCACGCGGCCCTGCCTGCTGTACCAGATCAAGCGCTGCTCCGGCCCGTGCGTGAACTACATCGAGCCGGCCGCGTATGCCGAGGACGTGCTCAACGCGGAGCGGTTCCTCGACGGCGAGACAGCCGAGGTGCTCAAGGGCCTGCAGGACCGCATGATGGAACATGCCGAACGGCTCGAATTCGAGCAGGCGGCCGAGCTGCGCAACCAGATGTCGGCCTTGTCCACCGTGCTGCACCAGCAGACGGTGGACAACGTGTCCGACAAGGACGTGGACGTTCTCGCTGTGAAGGTGCAGGGCGGGCGTGCCTGCGTCAACCTGGCCATGGTGCGCGGCGGGCGGCACCTGGGCGACCGGGCTTACTTCCCGACCCATGTGGAGGATGCCGTGGCGCTGCAGGCCGCCGACGTGGAAGGCGAGGGCGGTGCTGTGCAGCAGCCGGTGGAGGTGCAGGTGCTCGAGGCTTTCATCGCCCAGCACTACATCGACATCCCGGTGCCGCCCACGCTGATCACCAGCGAGCCGGTGGGCAAGCCGCTGCTCGATGCCCTGTCCTCGCAGAGCGGCAGCCGGCTCACCGCCGTGCACAACCCGCGCGAGCAGCGCCGCCAGTGGCTGGAGATGGCGCAGAAGAACGCCGGCCTGCAACTGGCGCGGCTGCTGGCCGAGGAAGGCTCGCAACAGGCGCGCACGCGGGCGCTGGTGGATGCACTCGATCTCGCACCCGACGAGCTGGAAAACTTTCGCATCGAATGTTTCGATATCTCGCACACGGCCGGGGAGTCGACGCAGGCCTCGTGCGTGGTGTTCCACCACCACAAGATGCAGAACTCGGAATACCGGCGCTACAAGATCGAAGGCATCACGCCGGGCGACGACTATGCGGCGATGCGGCAGGTGCTCACGCGGCGCTACATCAAGTTCGCCCAGGCCGAGCCCGAGGTGCTGCAGTCCCCGGACGATGGGCAGGCCGTGACGGCCGACGCCAAGGCGGCGGAGCCCGATGCGCAGGCGGTGGCCGATGCGCTGGTGGCGCCGGCCACGCCGGCCACGGCCCGCATGCCGGACCTGGTGCTCGTGGATGGCGGCAAGGGCCAGGTGTCGATGGCCAAGTCCGTGTTCGAAACCCTGGGCCTGGACATCGGCCTGATCGTCGGCGTGGAGAAGGGCGAGGGCCGCAAGGTCGGCCTGGAGGAACTGGTGTTCGCCGACGGCCGCCACAAGGCCACGTTGGCGCGCGACTCCGCGGCCCTGATGCTGGTCGCCCAGATCCGCGACGAGGCGCACCGCTTCGCCATCACCGGCATGCGCGCCGCGCGCGCCAAGGTGCGCGTGGGCGGCAGCAAGCTGGAGGAGATCCCCGGCGTGGGCCCGAAGAAGCGCGCCAGCCTGCTGCAGCGCTTCGGCGGCATCCGCGGCGTGGCCGCGGCCAGCGTGGACGACATCGCCAAGGCCGACGGGATTTCGCGCGAACTGGCCGAGGAAATCTACCGCGCCCTGCGTTAA
- a CDS encoding Bug family tripartite tricarboxylate transporter substrate binding protein, with translation MTTTRKQFNTLLIAALVGAGFGTAHAQGSQGVYPARTITMVVPTAAGGTTDLSARMLALPLGPALGQSVIVDNRGGGNGNIAASYVKRAEADGYTILMQYSGYHVITPLVSKTAQQWEQKDLQPVANVISAPQIIVVRAELPVKTLPELVAYAKAHPGKLNYASSGNGSLQHVTGAMLEQQGGIHMVHVPYKGTGPALQDLLGGQVDLTFGTAPPFMPHIQAGKLRVLAVTGKTRLASLPDVPTTAEAGYPNVDATSWFGVFVPAATPKPVVDKLTAEIGKVVNTPAFKQKAEEQGATADYQNPQQLGDRVKADLARWAVVVKSSKIEAD, from the coding sequence ATGACCACCACACGCAAACAATTCAACACGCTGCTGATCGCTGCACTCGTCGGCGCCGGCTTCGGCACGGCCCACGCACAGGGGAGCCAGGGCGTCTACCCGGCCAGGACCATCACCATGGTCGTGCCGACCGCGGCTGGCGGCACCACCGACCTTTCGGCGCGCATGCTGGCGCTGCCGCTCGGCCCGGCGCTGGGCCAGTCGGTCATCGTGGACAACCGCGGCGGCGGCAACGGCAACATTGCGGCCTCTTATGTGAAGCGCGCCGAGGCCGACGGCTACACCATCCTCATGCAGTACTCGGGCTACCACGTGATCACGCCGCTGGTCAGCAAGACGGCGCAGCAGTGGGAACAGAAAGACCTGCAGCCCGTGGCCAACGTGATTTCCGCGCCGCAGATCATCGTGGTGCGCGCCGAGCTGCCGGTGAAGACGCTGCCCGAACTCGTGGCCTATGCCAAGGCGCATCCGGGCAAGCTGAACTACGCCTCGTCGGGCAACGGCTCGCTGCAGCACGTGACCGGCGCCATGCTGGAGCAGCAGGGCGGCATCCACATGGTGCACGTGCCGTACAAGGGCACGGGCCCGGCGCTGCAGGACCTGCTCGGCGGCCAGGTCGACCTGACCTTCGGCACCGCGCCGCCGTTCATGCCGCACATCCAGGCCGGCAAGCTGCGGGTGCTGGCCGTCACCGGTAAGACGCGGCTGGCGAGCCTGCCCGACGTGCCGACCACGGCCGAGGCGGGTTATCCGAACGTGGATGCCACCTCCTGGTTCGGCGTGTTCGTGCCGGCGGCCACGCCCAAGCCCGTGGTCGACAAGCTCACGGCCGAGATCGGCAAGGTCGTCAACACGCCGGCCTTCAAGCAGAAGGCCGAGGAGCAGGGCGCCACGGCCGACTACCAGAACCCGCAGCAACTCGGGGACCGCGTGAAAGCCGACCTGGCGCGTTGGGCGGTCGTGGTGAAGTCCTCCAAGATTGAAGCCGATTAA
- a CDS encoding tartrate dehydrogenase — protein sequence MNQKTSQKTGQKRIAVIAGDGIGKEVMPEGLRVMEAAASKFDIDLKFDHFDFSSWDYCERHGKMLPDDWKDQIGGHDAIYFGAVGWPEKIADHVSLWGSLLLFRREFDQYINLRPARLMPGIIAPVVRRDGSPRQPGEIDMYIVRENTEGEYSSIGGRMFEGTEREIVMQETVMSRVGVDRVLKFAFELAQSRPKKHLTSATKSNGIAITMPYWDERVAAMGQAYPDIRLDKFHIDILTAHFVQRPDFFDVVVASNLFGDILSDLGPACTGTIGIAPSANLNPSRKFPSLFEPVHGSAPDIAGKQIANPIGQIWCGAMMLEFLGHKDAHDAVLAAIEKVLEPASGAPRTPDIGGSASTADVGRAIAAAL from the coding sequence ATGAATCAGAAGACCAGCCAGAAGACCGGGCAGAAAAGGATCGCCGTGATCGCCGGCGACGGCATCGGCAAGGAAGTCATGCCCGAGGGCCTGCGCGTGATGGAGGCCGCGGCCAGCAAGTTCGACATCGACCTGAAATTCGACCACTTCGATTTCTCGAGCTGGGACTACTGCGAGCGCCACGGCAAGATGCTGCCCGACGACTGGAAGGACCAGATCGGCGGGCACGACGCGATCTACTTCGGCGCCGTGGGCTGGCCCGAGAAGATCGCCGACCACGTGTCGCTGTGGGGTTCGCTGCTGTTGTTCCGCCGCGAGTTCGACCAGTACATCAACCTCAGGCCAGCACGGCTGATGCCCGGCATCATCGCGCCGGTGGTGCGGCGCGACGGCAGCCCGCGCCAGCCCGGCGAGATCGACATGTACATCGTGCGCGAGAACACCGAGGGCGAATATTCGAGCATCGGCGGGCGCATGTTCGAAGGCACGGAGCGCGAGATCGTGATGCAGGAGACGGTGATGAGCCGCGTCGGCGTCGACCGCGTACTGAAATTCGCCTTCGAGCTGGCGCAGTCGCGGCCCAAGAAGCACCTGACCAGCGCCACCAAATCGAACGGCATCGCCATCACCATGCCTTATTGGGACGAACGCGTGGCGGCGATGGGCCAGGCCTATCCGGACATCCGGCTCGACAAGTTCCACATCGACATCCTGACCGCGCATTTCGTGCAGCGGCCCGACTTCTTCGACGTGGTGGTGGCCAGCAACCTGTTCGGCGACATCCTGAGCGACCTGGGGCCGGCCTGCACCGGCACCATCGGCATCGCGCCCAGCGCCAACCTCAATCCGTCCCGCAAGTTCCCGTCCCTGTTCGAGCCGGTGCACGGCTCGGCGCCCGACATCGCGGGCAAGCAGATCGCCAACCCGATCGGGCAGATCTGGTGCGGCGCGATGATGCTCGAGTTCCTCGGCCACAAGGACGCGCACGACGCCGTGCTGGCCGCGATCGAGAAAGTGCTGGAGCCGGCCAGCGGTGCGCCGCGCACGCCTGATATTGGCGGCAGCGCGAGCACGGCCGATGTCGGGCGGGCCATCGCCGCGGCCCTGTGA
- a CDS encoding Bug family tripartite tricarboxylate transporter substrate binding protein: MRISHLLSRRATLLVLGGWLSLAANAQDKFPSKPITLVVPQAAGGANDAIARVVAHRLTEQLGQTVLVDNRPGAGGNVGTAATARAKPDGYTLLVTADSAQVINPWLYKNTGFDPVKDFEPVAPLATAGYALVANPAFAANNVAELIALAKASPGKYAIASAGNGTLNHLIGEMLQRAAGISLQHIPYKGSAAAATDVVGGQVPLSVQSLPSSIAFIKGGKLKVLGVVNEKRVAALPDTPTIGETLKGFGQTPWYGMFAPTGTPPAIVARLQAEVARALDQKEVLDQLGVVGCEPLKGSSAQLAALVQKDLARWGVLVKETGAKID; this comes from the coding sequence ATGCGTATTTCCCACTTGCTTTCGCGCCGTGCCACGCTGCTCGTGCTGGGTGGTTGGCTGAGCCTGGCCGCCAATGCCCAGGACAAGTTCCCGTCGAAGCCCATCACCCTCGTGGTGCCGCAGGCCGCGGGCGGCGCCAACGACGCCATCGCCCGCGTCGTCGCGCACCGGCTCACCGAGCAGCTCGGCCAGACCGTGCTGGTGGACAACCGGCCCGGCGCCGGCGGCAACGTCGGCACGGCGGCCACGGCCAGGGCCAAGCCCGACGGCTACACCCTGCTGGTCACGGCCGACAGCGCGCAGGTCATCAACCCCTGGCTGTACAAGAACACCGGCTTCGACCCGGTGAAGGACTTCGAGCCCGTGGCGCCGCTGGCCACGGCCGGCTATGCCCTGGTGGCCAACCCCGCCTTTGCGGCGAACAACGTGGCCGAACTGATTGCGCTGGCCAAGGCCAGCCCGGGCAAATACGCCATCGCCTCGGCCGGCAACGGCACGCTGAACCACCTGATCGGCGAAATGCTGCAGCGCGCGGCCGGCATCAGCCTGCAGCACATTCCGTACAAGGGTTCGGCCGCGGCCGCCACCGACGTGGTGGGCGGCCAGGTGCCGCTGTCGGTGCAGAGCCTGCCTTCGTCCATCGCCTTCATCAAGGGCGGCAAGCTCAAGGTGCTGGGCGTGGTGAACGAGAAACGCGTGGCGGCCCTGCCGGATACGCCGACCATCGGCGAGACCCTGAAAGGCTTCGGGCAGACGCCGTGGTACGGCATGTTCGCGCCCACCGGCACGCCGCCGGCCATCGTGGCCCGGCTGCAGGCCGAGGTGGCGCGCGCGCTCGACCAGAAGGAGGTGCTCGATCAACTGGGCGTCGTCGGCTGCGAACCGCTGAAGGGCAGCTCGGCGCAACTGGCGGCGCTGGTGCAGAAAGACCTGGCGCGCTGGGGCGTGCTCGTCAAGGAAACCGGCGCCAAGATCGATTGA